A section of the Anabaena cylindrica PCC 7122 genome encodes:
- a CDS encoding dipeptide epimerase, with translation MKILVKLFTVNKRFPLTISRGTTAQTTNVWVQISHDGIEGWGEASPFGVGDRRQSTDTIKESLLQITPILQAFSPWERQQIEKVLAQKQFPSAARAAVDMALYDWMGKHLGLPLWQLWGLDRKAIAPTSVTIGINSPEGAAARTRDWLEYMDVRLLKVKLGSPAGIDADRKMLLAVQQEAPETELFVDANGGWNLADAIAMSLWLADLGIKYIEQPLPRGQENNLATLKEHSPLPIFVDESCFTSTDIPELADYVDGINIKLMKSGGLSEAMKMVHTAKAHGLKVMFGCYSDSSLANTAALQLAPLADYLDLDSHLNLIDDPFMGAVVHEGRVLPNDLPGLGVKYSASAA, from the coding sequence ATGAAAATACTTGTCAAATTATTCACTGTTAACAAACGATTTCCATTAACCATTAGTAGAGGAACAACAGCACAGACAACTAATGTGTGGGTGCAGATTTCCCATGATGGGATTGAAGGTTGGGGGGAAGCATCACCTTTTGGTGTGGGCGATCGCAGACAATCTACTGATACAATAAAAGAATCTTTGCTGCAAATCACCCCTATATTGCAAGCATTTAGCCCTTGGGAACGGCAGCAGATAGAGAAAGTATTGGCTCAAAAACAGTTTCCTTCTGCGGCTAGGGCGGCTGTAGATATGGCTCTGTATGATTGGATGGGTAAACATCTGGGGCTACCTCTATGGCAACTTTGGGGACTGGATAGAAAGGCGATCGCACCAACTTCGGTAACAATTGGTATTAATTCCCCAGAAGGGGCTGCTGCGAGGACGAGAGACTGGTTAGAATACATGGATGTGCGGCTGTTAAAAGTGAAGTTAGGTTCCCCAGCAGGGATAGATGCAGACAGGAAAATGTTGTTAGCTGTGCAGCAAGAAGCACCAGAAACAGAATTATTTGTAGATGCTAACGGGGGTTGGAATCTCGCAGATGCGATCGCAATGTCTCTTTGGTTAGCTGATTTAGGTATAAAATATATAGAACAGCCATTACCACGGGGTCAAGAAAACAATTTAGCTACCCTGAAGGAGCATTCCCCTTTACCAATTTTTGTAGATGAAAGTTGCTTTACCAGTACTGATATTCCTGAATTAGCCGACTATGTGGATGGTATCAACATCAAGCTTATGAAATCTGGGGGTTTAAGCGAAGCCATGAAAATGGTACATACAGCCAAAGCACATGGTTTAAAAGTGATGTTTGGCTGTTATTCCGATAGTTCACTGGCTAATACAGCAGCTTTACAACTTGCACCTTTAGCTGATTATTTAGATTTAGATAGCCACCTCAATTTAATTGATGACCCTTTTATGGGTGCAGTGGTGCATGAAGGACGAGTTTTACCTAATGATTTACCTGGTTTGGGAGTAAAATATAGTGCGTCTGCCGCTTAA
- a CDS encoding DUF1611 domain-containing protein gives MRLPLNQKTAILLHEGLSGTQGKTGLSILRYSEAPIVAVIDRESVGKSLSELTGIKRDVPIVASVAATFQYMPEVLVIGIAPKGGLVPDNYWPDIKEALKGGMSLVNGLHTPLANIPELNALLKPGQLIWDVRKEPANLDVASGLARTLPCRRVLTVGTDMAIGKMSTSLELHWAAKLRGWRSKFLATGQTGLMLEGDGVALDAVRVDFAAGAVEQLVMRFGKHYDILQIEGQGSLLHPGSTATLPLIRGSQPTHLVLVHQAGQTHNRNNPHVPIPPLPEVIKMYEMVASAAGAFAKVPVVGIALNTRNLDEAEARSAIAQTTIETGLPCTDPVRFDAGLLLDAVMRG, from the coding sequence GTGCGTCTGCCGCTTAATCAAAAAACAGCAATTTTACTGCATGAGGGACTCAGTGGTACTCAGGGTAAAACCGGTTTGTCCATTTTACGCTACAGTGAAGCCCCAATTGTCGCAGTTATTGACCGTGAATCTGTTGGTAAATCTTTATCAGAGTTAACAGGTATCAAGCGTGATGTTCCCATTGTGGCATCTGTAGCGGCAACGTTTCAGTATATGCCGGAAGTATTAGTAATTGGTATTGCTCCCAAAGGTGGGTTAGTACCAGATAATTACTGGCCTGATATTAAAGAGGCTCTTAAAGGGGGAATGTCTTTGGTTAACGGTTTACACACACCTTTAGCTAATATCCCGGAGTTGAATGCACTTTTAAAACCAGGACAGTTAATTTGGGATGTACGCAAAGAACCGGCTAATTTAGATGTCGCTTCCGGGTTAGCCCGGACTCTTCCCTGTCGTCGGGTGTTGACGGTGGGGACTGATATGGCGATTGGTAAAATGTCCACTAGTTTAGAATTACATTGGGCTGCAAAGTTGCGGGGTTGGCGTTCTAAGTTTTTGGCAACTGGCCAAACTGGTTTAATGTTAGAAGGTGATGGTGTAGCTTTGGATGCTGTGCGGGTAGATTTTGCTGCGGGTGCTGTAGAACAGTTGGTAATGCGTTTTGGTAAACACTACGATATTCTGCAAATTGAAGGACAAGGTTCTTTGTTGCATCCCGGTTCGACTGCAACTTTACCGTTAATTCGTGGTTCTCAACCAACACATTTGGTATTAGTTCATCAAGCAGGACAAACTCATAACCGCAATAATCCTCATGTACCAATTCCACCATTACCAGAAGTAATTAAAATGTATGAAATGGTGGCTAGTGCTGCGGGTGCTTTTGCTAAAGTTCCTGTGGTGGGTATAGCGTTGAATACTAGAAATTTAGATGAAGCTGAAGCCAGGAGTGCGATCGCTCAAACTACAATAGAAACCGGGCTACCTTGCACAGATCCTGTGCGTTTTGATGCTGGTTTATTGTTAGATGCAGTGATGCGGGGTTAG
- a CDS encoding Uma2 family endonuclease has product MVQVLPKIKLVTFEEFAQWKPEGGRYELHDGVIIEMSQPTGEHEDIVGFLALEISADIKRLHLPYFIPKTALVKPPENESGYSPDILVVNRPNLVNEPLWKKQSTVTQGASIPLVIEVVSTNWRDDYFTKLGQYEAVGIPEYWIVDYAALGGRRFLGNPKQPTISIYSLVEGEYQVSQFRGDDQIISATFPELSLTANQIFQAGS; this is encoded by the coding sequence ATGGTTCAAGTCTTACCTAAAATCAAGCTAGTAACCTTTGAGGAGTTTGCCCAATGGAAACCAGAGGGAGGACGGTATGAACTGCATGACGGGGTAATTATTGAGATGTCACAGCCTACAGGGGAGCATGAAGATATTGTCGGTTTTTTGGCACTAGAAATATCTGCCGACATTAAGCGATTACATCTTCCCTACTTCATTCCCAAAACTGCACTTGTCAAACCACCTGAAAATGAATCCGGTTATTCACCAGATATATTGGTGGTCAATCGCCCCAATCTCGTAAATGAACCTCTGTGGAAAAAGCAATCTACAGTTACTCAGGGTGCGTCAATCCCCTTGGTGATTGAGGTAGTTAGCACAAACTGGCGTGATGACTATTTCACAAAACTAGGTCAATACGAAGCTGTAGGCATTCCAGAATACTGGATTGTAGACTACGCTGCATTGGGAGGTAGGCGTTTTCTTGGCAATCCTAAGCAACCCACTATCTCAATTTACTCGTTAGTTGAAGGGGAATACCAAGTTAGTCAGTTCAGAGGTGACGACCAGATAATTTCAGCAACCTTTCCAGAGTTGTCCTTAACTGCTAACCAGATTTTTCAAGCTGGTAGTTAG
- a CDS encoding DUF6262 family protein: MNEAKNKRLAALSNAALEKKRLAAEATDKAIRSLTISNQPITVANVARLAGVSTSYIYKYPELRERINSLRTQQHPIRLSQNTASISSQATVIYTLREEVKRLNSLLIKSKQDNQLLIGQIYQQQDSQKLIEHLQSENKKQAEQIQQLHQEIKLINQELKISPQDLFVVNHPSQSTSEEINPVKMVDKIINSEITFQLEKMGIKLNPGLTELIESSTEEQVQYAIAVVKETLSKGTKVRSKVGLFKTSLASV; this comes from the coding sequence ATGAATGAGGCTAAAAATAAACGTTTAGCTGCTCTGAGTAATGCTGCTTTAGAGAAAAAACGTTTAGCTGCTGAGGCAACAGATAAAGCTATTAGAAGCTTAACTATCTCAAATCAACCGATAACTGTAGCTAATGTAGCAAGATTAGCTGGAGTTTCTACTAGTTATATATACAAATACCCAGAGTTAAGAGAAAGAATTAACTCACTGAGAACACAACAACATCCAATTAGATTGTCACAAAATACAGCATCTATTTCTTCTCAGGCTACAGTAATCTATACTCTCCGGGAAGAAGTTAAACGATTAAATTCTCTGTTAATAAAGTCGAAACAAGATAATCAGTTACTGATTGGTCAAATTTATCAGCAACAAGATAGTCAAAAGCTAATTGAGCATTTACAGAGCGAAAATAAAAAACAAGCAGAACAAATACAGCAACTTCATCAGGAAATTAAATTAATCAATCAAGAATTGAAAATTTCTCCCCAAGATTTATTTGTTGTCAACCATCCTAGTCAATCTACTTCTGAAGAAATAAATCCTGTTAAAATGGTTGACAAGATTATTAATTCTGAAATAACATTTCAATTAGAGAAGATGGGAATTAAGCTCAATCCAGGATTAACTGAATTAATTGAATCATCAACAGAGGAACAAGTACAATATGCTATCGCGGTAGTCAAAGAAACTTTATCTAAAGGTACAAAAGTCAGATCAAAAGTTGGATTATTTAAAACATCATTAGCTTCTGTTTAA
- a CDS encoding tyrosine-type recombinase/integrase — translation MIESAQIKFSSSPSLEFNPTEFFASDIWTAENLGLRVHPGNTESKLYFHRIKQKWLKDLVKKYIFYRSINLQFSSLCRNLKALKNFGLFLAKFLPELINANQINEKTLNEYYIYLKQKQFKPSHLKKELITLKVFLDVGNTQDWFNVSYRFLNDWIATANREIKVIPRFIPNDVLQQLNQHLEALPEPVQRMVLVIQECGLRVSELVGLNFNCLQEDAKGGWFIKFIRWKMKKEDIIPISNELAGVIKAQQNYIIKELGQNYKYLFCTSSQHFNNKDLADFNPQPQIMISQRFNDYLNWLAKKFEIRDSSQEIWHFQSHQFRHTVGTKMINNNVPHHIIQRYLGHSSPAMTSVYARIMDSTLKQEIKNYHSKVVNISGQVMESKFPELDNDTELQWMKKQVLGEVLGEVLAHGYCALPAHLDCSKGNACLQCGDFRTTKEF, via the coding sequence ATGATTGAATCTGCACAAATCAAATTTTCATCATCTCCATCTCTTGAATTCAACCCAACTGAATTTTTTGCATCTGATATATGGACTGCTGAGAACTTAGGATTAAGAGTACATCCAGGTAACACGGAGAGTAAGTTATACTTTCATCGCATCAAGCAAAAATGGTTAAAAGATTTAGTGAAAAAATATATTTTTTATCGCAGCATCAATCTACAATTTTCCAGTCTTTGTAGAAATTTAAAAGCTCTCAAGAATTTTGGATTATTTTTAGCCAAGTTTTTGCCAGAATTAATCAATGCCAATCAAATTAATGAAAAAACTTTAAATGAATACTACATCTACTTAAAACAAAAGCAATTTAAACCGTCCCATTTAAAAAAGGAATTAATTACCCTAAAAGTGTTTCTAGATGTAGGTAATACTCAAGATTGGTTTAATGTTTCCTATAGATTTTTAAATGATTGGATAGCTACAGCAAATAGGGAGATAAAAGTAATACCTCGGTTTATTCCTAATGATGTACTTCAACAGCTTAACCAGCATCTTGAAGCTTTACCAGAACCAGTTCAACGAATGGTGTTAGTGATCCAAGAATGTGGATTGAGGGTAAGTGAGCTTGTTGGTCTAAATTTTAATTGTTTACAGGAAGATGCTAAAGGAGGATGGTTTATTAAGTTTATACGGTGGAAGATGAAAAAAGAAGATATTATTCCTATTTCCAATGAACTAGCCGGAGTAATTAAAGCACAACAAAACTACATTATTAAGGAACTAGGGCAGAATTACAAATACTTATTTTGCACAAGTAGCCAACATTTCAATAACAAAGATTTAGCAGATTTTAATCCTCAGCCCCAAATCATGATATCTCAAAGGTTTAATGACTATTTAAATTGGTTAGCTAAGAAGTTTGAAATTCGTGATAGCTCTCAAGAAATCTGGCATTTCCAAAGTCATCAGTTTCGTCATACTGTAGGAACTAAAATGATTAATAACAATGTTCCACATCATATTATTCAGCGATATTTAGGACATAGTTCGCCAGCTATGACTTCAGTATATGCTCGCATTATGGATTCTACTCTTAAACAAGAAATTAAAAATTATCATAGCAAAGTAGTGAATATTTCTGGACAAGTCATGGAATCAAAATTTCCCGAATTAGACAATGATACAGAACTGCAATGGATGAAAAAGCAAGTTTTAGGTGAAGTTTTAGGTGAAGTTTTAGCTCATGGTTATTGTGCTTTACCTGCACATTTAGACTGCTCTAAGGGTAATGCTTGTCTTCAGTGTGGTGATTTTCGTACTACCAAAGAGTTTTAG
- a CDS encoding tyrosine-type recombinase/integrase: protein MKEPRTFPGCLTKEQVRKLIDACNNIRDKFLICLLYETGMRIGEALGLRHEDIFSKGVNEIHVTYRDDNANHARAKTGSRIIHVSKDLMRMYSNYLVDNYPDVDSDYVFVNCWKHPLGEAITKSNVDNLFIRLATKTGVKAYPHLLRHTHATELIRANWDMAYVQKRLGHSDIQTTINTYVHLTDEDLALKYQEYLENQNHD, encoded by the coding sequence TTGAAAGAACCTAGAACTTTCCCTGGATGCTTGACAAAAGAACAAGTACGTAAGTTGATTGATGCTTGTAACAATATTAGAGACAAATTTTTAATCTGCCTACTATACGAAACAGGGATGAGAATAGGAGAAGCATTAGGGCTAAGGCACGAAGATATCTTCTCTAAAGGAGTTAACGAAATTCATGTAACCTATAGAGATGATAATGCCAATCATGCTAGAGCCAAAACAGGAAGTAGAATAATTCATGTCTCTAAAGATTTAATGCGAATGTATTCAAATTATTTAGTAGATAATTATCCGGACGTTGACAGCGATTATGTATTTGTCAATTGTTGGAAACATCCATTGGGAGAAGCAATAACAAAATCCAATGTGGATAATTTATTTATTCGTCTAGCTACAAAAACAGGAGTTAAAGCTTATCCCCATCTTTTGAGACATACTCATGCTACAGAACTAATTAGAGCAAATTGGGATATGGCCTATGTACAAAAACGGCTAGGTCATTCTGATATCCAAACAACAATTAATACTTATGTTCATCTCACTGATGAAGATTTAGCCTTAAAATATCAAGAATATTTGGAGAATCAAAATCATGATTGA
- a CDS encoding site-specific integrase, giving the protein MQVKKGITTEGKEIWMVLNDDYSPVIPIYDYLRYLENKNYSPNTIKAYARNLKLYWEFLES; this is encoded by the coding sequence ATGCAAGTCAAAAAGGGAATAACAACCGAAGGAAAAGAAATTTGGATGGTTTTAAATGATGATTACTCTCCCGTAATTCCAATCTATGACTATCTGCGTTACTTAGAAAATAAAAATTACTCACCAAACACGATAAAAGCTTACGCTAGAAATCTGAAGCTTTATTGGGAGTTTTTGGAATCATGA
- a CDS encoding Uma2 family endonuclease has product MKITPWMQGKLTMTVTTAKWSLDDYHRMIEIGLLASRQVELLNGKIINMVPEGPEHAQINTESAEYLRELLGSKALVRDAKPITIGESNSEPEPDLALF; this is encoded by the coding sequence ATGAAAATCACACCCTGGATGCAAGGAAAACTCACCATGACAGTTACTACTGCTAAATGGAGTTTAGACGACTATCATCGCATGATTGAAATTGGCCTTTTAGCTAGTCGTCAGGTTGAACTACTTAATGGAAAAATTATCAACATGGTACCGGAAGGACCAGAACACGCACAAATTAATACTGAGTCTGCTGAGTATTTGCGGGAATTACTCGGTTCAAAAGCATTGGTAAGAGATGCAAAACCTATTACTATTGGTGAAAGTAATTCAGAACCAGAACCAGATTTAGCACTCTTTTGA
- a CDS encoding Uma2 family endonuclease — translation MEYSKTTLNKDLDVKRKTYAAASISEYWVVDLKNQQVKVFREPINSNYSQELTLTLGEISPLAFPEIKVSIQRLLKGF, via the coding sequence ATCGAATATTCTAAAACTACCCTGAATAAAGATTTAGATGTAAAACGCAAAACCTATGCTGCTGCATCAATTTCTGAATATTGGGTAGTAGATTTAAAGAATCAACAAGTCAAAGTGTTTAGAGAGCCAATAAATAGTAATTATTCCCAAGAATTAACCTTGACTTTAGGTGAAATATCTCCGTTAGCATTTCCAGAAATTAAAGTTTCTATTCAACGTTTACTAAAAGGGTTTTAA